A single Candidatus Poribacteria bacterium DNA region contains:
- a CDS encoding tetratricopeptide repeat protein, with protein MSLKKIMTSNENQIIENPPTEEQEEEQTPANKTFRIVCMTFCLAVTVLFLWVWHHQTQFNDHYRKATFLMRNGDAKQAIEAYQKAIKNKARTLFFTKEPSVHNNLGQAYLYDEQHAPAIENFKKVIEMAPDIAEGYVNLTTAYLRQNLPTDAREGCLRALAIFPKTALLHYNLACAYALTGESQKAVNSLTQAVTLNPDLKTLAQQEGALKGIASELP; from the coding sequence ATGAGTTTAAAAAAAATTATGACTTCCAACGAAAACCAGATTATAGAAAATCCACCTACAGAAGAACAAGAAGAAGAACAGACGCCTGCCAACAAAACTTTCAGAATCGTCTGTATGACGTTTTGCCTTGCAGTGACAGTCTTGTTTCTCTGGGTCTGGCACCACCAAACTCAGTTCAACGATCATTATCGGAAGGCAACTTTTCTGATGCGCAACGGTGATGCCAAGCAAGCAATCGAAGCATATCAGAAGGCAATCAAAAACAAGGCTCGCACGCTCTTTTTCACCAAAGAACCATCGGTTCACAATAACCTTGGGCAAGCCTATCTATATGACGAGCAACATGCTCCTGCTATTGAGAACTTTAAGAAAGTGATTGAGATGGCACCAGACATCGCGGAAGGCTACGTTAACCTGACGACCGCCTACCTCCGGCAGAATCTACCAACCGACGCGCGCGAGGGATGTCTACGCGCCCTTGCAATTTTCCCGAAGACCGCCCTGCTTCATTACAACCTCGCGTGTGCTTATGCCCTGACGGGTGAGTCACAGAAAGCGGTAAACTCGCTTACGCAAGCAGTAACACTCAACCCGGACCTCAAAACTCTGGCACAACAAGAGGGTGCGCTCAAAGGCATTGCGTCTGAACTTCCTTGA
- a CDS encoding AAA family ATPase, giving the protein MLHGEIRVSEPAAGFPEFRYHPQQAKQSLSMSRSSSMVSELAPLVLFLRGIIQPNDTLIIEEPEAHLHPAAQTKVALTLARLVRAGVRVIITTHSDWLLEQIGNLVREGEVMKLGKNKAEPETWLTKEEVGAWWFRTDKPVQEIPFEHIAGIEPTEYGEVAEELYNRSVDLRTQLDGATGGTQVEPE; this is encoded by the coding sequence GTGCTACATGGAGAGATAAGGGTTTCAGAACCTGCAGCGGGATTCCCTGAATTCCGTTACCATCCACAGCAGGCAAAGCAATCTCTATCAATGAGTAGGTCATCATCAATGGTATCGGAACTCGCCCCACTTGTCTTGTTTTTACGTGGAATTATTCAACCTAATGATACGCTCATCATTGAAGAACCTGAAGCCCATCTACACCCCGCTGCCCAAACTAAGGTTGCATTGACTCTTGCTCGTTTGGTTCGAGCTGGTGTCCGCGTGATTATCACGACGCATAGCGACTGGCTCCTTGAGCAAATTGGCAATTTGGTTCGCGAAGGTGAAGTGATGAAGTTGGGAAAAAATAAAGCAGAACCGGAAACTTGGTTGACGAAGGAAGAAGTTGGTGCATGGTGGTTTCGCACAGATAAACCCGTGCAGGAAATCCCATTTGAACACATCGCTGGTATTGAACCAACGGAGTATGGAGAGGTGGCTGAGGAACTCTACAATCGTTCGGTGGACCTCCGAACTCAACTTGACGGGGCAACAGGAGGCACCCAGGTTGAGCCAGAGTGA
- a CDS encoding AAA family ATPase, whose protein sequence is MQKTERGQQHPDTHIVVENFGPIEKAEIDLRPLTVFVGESNTGKTYLAALIYALYQSFEGFSQFPWSSRASSYLRFTYRARSRSLGIQEQIDLQVETMEMLEKLNTHGRPFKFSDLPDQMRFWLESNLKKSTAFEDELQRCFDLESISELIRFTDGAWNELKVSLNVREGDRLLWSFDIMHDSDSNATVDGFINKDIVLKPANGEGPEETLDFEDLRRLFRVSSSLSHLN, encoded by the coding sequence AAAAACCGAGCGTGGACAGCAGCACCCAGATACTCACATTGTAGTGGAGAATTTTGGACCGATAGAAAAGGCGGAGATAGATCTGCGTCCGCTGACTGTTTTTGTCGGTGAGAGCAACACTGGCAAAACATATCTCGCCGCGCTCATTTATGCGTTGTATCAGAGTTTTGAAGGGTTTTCGCAATTTCCGTGGTCATCTAGGGCCAGTTCTTACTTAAGGTTCACTTACCGCGCTCGAAGTCGGTCCCTGGGGATTCAAGAACAGATAGATCTACAGGTAGAAACTATGGAGATGCTCGAAAAACTGAATACACATGGACGACCCTTCAAGTTTTCAGATTTACCCGATCAGATGCGGTTTTGGTTAGAATCTAATCTCAAGAAATCTACAGCCTTTGAAGATGAACTCCAACGATGTTTTGATTTGGAATCCATTTCAGAACTGATACGCTTCACCGATGGTGCTTGGAACGAACTGAAAGTTTCGCTAAACGTCCGTGAAGGAGATCGGCTCTTGTGGTCTTTTGACATTATGCACGATTCTGATTCCAACGCCACTGTAGACGGGTTTATTAACAAGGACATAGTTCTTAAACCAGCGAATGGTGAGGGACCGGAAGAAACACTGGATTTTGAAGATCTTAGGCGACTTTTTCGTGTTTCTAGTAGTCTGTCACATCTAAACTGA